A window from Streptomyces sp. NBC_00335 encodes these proteins:
- a CDS encoding PP2C family protein-serine/threonine phosphatase, with product MGSHPRPPVRPGPFPRTGAGGHGALLFTLAKCAPFAIALGVLGIELSPAHDLVTGPILTTTPALAALTMGPVGTLSAAALAASVNATSATYNQSWGTQTQLIIGNFLGILVVSVASVTLSNAVRARRQSELDQVRRIAVAAQEVVLRPVPELLGPVRAASMCLAAGTGAQVGGDLYEAVQTRYGVRLIVGDVRGKGLSAIRAVAVTLGAFREAVHYEDELQEVMNHCAAALRREATVPGTYSQAELPEVLLEGFTTALIAQVPDADEQVVHLVSRGHPPPLVLRQGRTEALMPALPMPPLGLEDLVNDLPGTPESYPFLPGDRLLFYTDGVIEARDRADDFFPLPETMERIPADTSPQEFLDELHAALVRHTGGLLTDDVAMILIDRLV from the coding sequence ATGGGGTCACATCCTCGCCCGCCCGTTCGGCCAGGACCGTTCCCACGGACGGGGGCGGGCGGTCACGGCGCGCTCCTGTTCACACTGGCCAAGTGCGCGCCGTTCGCGATCGCGCTGGGCGTGCTGGGCATCGAGCTCTCGCCCGCACACGATCTGGTCACCGGCCCCATTCTCACCACCACGCCGGCGCTGGCCGCGCTGACGATGGGCCCGGTGGGCACGCTGTCCGCGGCGGCCCTCGCCGCGAGTGTGAACGCGACCTCCGCGACGTACAACCAGTCGTGGGGAACCCAGACCCAGCTGATCATCGGCAACTTCCTGGGAATCCTCGTGGTGTCCGTCGCCAGCGTCACCCTGAGCAACGCGGTCCGCGCGCGCCGGCAGAGCGAGCTCGACCAGGTCCGCCGGATCGCGGTGGCGGCCCAGGAGGTCGTCCTGCGGCCCGTCCCCGAGCTCTTGGGCCCGGTGCGGGCGGCCAGCATGTGCCTCGCGGCCGGGACGGGAGCACAGGTGGGCGGAGATCTGTACGAGGCCGTACAGACGCGCTACGGCGTCCGGCTGATCGTGGGGGACGTTCGGGGGAAGGGGCTGTCCGCCATCCGCGCGGTCGCGGTGACCCTGGGCGCGTTCCGGGAGGCCGTGCACTACGAGGACGAACTCCAGGAGGTCATGAACCACTGCGCGGCCGCGCTGCGGCGGGAGGCGACCGTACCGGGTACCTACTCCCAGGCCGAGCTTCCCGAAGTCCTCTTGGAGGGCTTCACCACGGCGCTCATCGCCCAGGTGCCGGACGCGGACGAACAGGTGGTGCACCTGGTCAGCCGCGGCCATCCCCCTCCGCTGGTGCTCCGCCAGGGCAGGACCGAGGCCCTGATGCCCGCCTTGCCCATGCCGCCGCTCGGTCTCGAAGACCTCGTGAACGATCTTCCCGGCACACCCGAGAGCTACCCCTTCCTGCCCGGTGACCGGCTGCTGTTCTACACCGACGGCGTGATCGAGGCCCGCGACCGTGCCGACGACTTCTTCCCCCTGCCGGAGACCATGGAGCGGATACCCGCGGACACCTCCCCGCAGGAGTTCCTGGACGAACTGCACGCGGCATTGGTCCGCCACACCGGTGGCCTCTTGACGGACGACGTGGCGATGATCCTCATCGACCGGCTCGTCTGA
- a CDS encoding SGNH/GDSL hydrolase family protein produces MIRREVWGLVAATTTSKTKTIGSYAALGDSFTEGVGDPGPGDAFLGWADRLAVLLADRREERHEESGASGGSGASGEPAGSGEYAGSGGFRYANLAVRGRLLDQIVAEQVPRAKELAPDLVTFCAGGNDIIRPGSDPDDVAERYEAAVRDLAGSVGLVVITTGFDTRDVPVLKHMRGKIATFSAHVRSIADRYECPVLDLWSLKSIQDRRAWDDDRLHLSPEGHTRVALRAAQVLGLDTPADPDQPWPPMRPRGSVDTTRDNIQWAREYLVPWIGRRLRGESSGDHVEAKRPDLLPL; encoded by the coding sequence ATGATCCGCCGTGAAGTATGGGGTCTCGTGGCAGCGACGACGACATCCAAGACCAAGACCATTGGCTCGTACGCGGCGCTCGGGGACAGCTTCACCGAGGGCGTGGGGGACCCGGGACCGGGGGACGCCTTCCTGGGCTGGGCGGACCGGCTGGCCGTCCTCCTGGCCGACCGGCGCGAAGAGCGACACGAGGAGTCCGGCGCGTCCGGTGGTTCCGGCGCGTCCGGCGAGCCGGCCGGCTCCGGCGAGTACGCCGGTTCCGGCGGGTTCCGGTACGCGAACCTGGCCGTACGGGGACGGCTGCTCGACCAGATCGTGGCCGAGCAGGTCCCCCGGGCCAAGGAGCTCGCACCGGACCTGGTGACCTTCTGCGCGGGCGGCAACGACATCATCCGGCCCGGCAGCGATCCGGACGACGTGGCCGAGCGGTACGAGGCGGCCGTGCGCGACCTCGCCGGATCCGTCGGCCTGGTCGTGATCACCACCGGCTTCGACACCCGCGACGTGCCGGTCCTCAAGCACATGCGGGGCAAGATCGCGACGTTCAGCGCGCACGTACGGTCGATCGCCGACCGGTACGAGTGCCCCGTACTCGACCTCTGGTCGCTGAAGTCCATACAGGACCGGCGGGCCTGGGACGACGACCGGCTCCACCTCTCGCCCGAGGGGCACACCCGGGTCGCCCTGCGCGCCGCCCAGGTGCTCGGCCTCGACACGCCGGCCGACCCGGACCAGCCCTGGCCGCCGATGCGCCCGCGCGGATCGGTGGACACCACCCGCGACAACATCCAGTGGGCGCGCGAGTACCTGGTGCCGTGGATCGGCCGAAGGCTGCGCGGGGAGTCCTCGGGGGACCACGTGGAGGCGAAGCGGCCTGACCTGCTGCCGCTGTAG
- a CDS encoding MBL fold metallo-hydrolase has protein sequence MTGSRPLRPRLRALRPEAFGADPSGARLERIRRSPNFADGVFQNPAGTRTRPSGSMAEFAKIYFHKEQRLRRSPGAPIPVYPTTLAELSKPPASGLRLTWMGHSSVLAEIDGRRVLFDPVWGERCSPFPFAGPKRLHPVPVPLASLGEVDVVVISHDHYDHLDLPTIKALAGTDTVFAVPLGVGAHLERWGVPADRLRELDWNETTKVAGLSLTATPAQHFCGRGLRNQQFTLWASWVVAGDEHRIYHSGDTGYFPGFKEIGAAHGPFDATMIQIGAYSEFWTDIHMTPEEGVRAHLDLQGGVARGTMLPIHWGTFNLAPHPWDEPGEGTVSAAEVAGAAIALPVPGQPFEPGAVDAPNAPWWRPFVAAGSAPPVTAAPSAAAERPAAVTREEPEAVGS, from the coding sequence TTGACCGGCTCCCGTCCCTTGCGTCCACGGCTGCGCGCACTGCGGCCCGAAGCCTTCGGCGCGGACCCGTCCGGTGCCCGGCTGGAGCGGATCCGGCGTTCGCCGAACTTCGCCGACGGAGTGTTCCAGAACCCGGCCGGGACCCGGACCAGGCCCTCCGGGTCCATGGCGGAGTTCGCCAAGATCTACTTCCACAAGGAGCAGCGGCTCCGGCGTAGCCCCGGCGCCCCCATCCCGGTCTACCCGACGACCCTCGCGGAGCTGTCGAAGCCCCCGGCGAGCGGTTTGCGGCTGACCTGGATGGGGCACTCCAGCGTGCTCGCCGAGATCGACGGGCGCCGGGTCCTCTTCGACCCGGTCTGGGGCGAGCGGTGCTCCCCCTTCCCCTTCGCCGGTCCCAAGCGCCTGCACCCGGTACCGGTGCCTCTGGCCTCGCTCGGCGAGGTGGACGTGGTGGTGATCTCGCACGACCACTACGACCACCTCGACCTGCCGACCATCAAGGCCCTGGCGGGCACGGACACGGTCTTCGCCGTGCCGCTGGGCGTCGGCGCGCACCTGGAGCGCTGGGGAGTCCCGGCCGACCGGCTGCGCGAGCTCGACTGGAACGAGACGACCAAGGTCGCCGGACTCTCGCTCACGGCCACCCCGGCCCAGCACTTCTGCGGGCGCGGCCTGCGCAACCAGCAGTTCACCCTGTGGGCGTCCTGGGTCGTCGCGGGCGACGAGCACCGGATCTACCACAGCGGGGACACCGGCTACTTCCCCGGCTTCAAGGAGATCGGCGCGGCGCACGGGCCCTTCGACGCCACGATGATCCAGATCGGGGCGTACTCGGAGTTCTGGACCGACATCCACATGACGCCCGAGGAGGGCGTACGCGCCCACCTCGACCTCCAGGGCGGCGTGGCGCGCGGCACGATGCTGCCGATCCACTGGGGCACCTTCAACCTGGCCCCGCACCCGTGGGACGAGCCGGGCGAGGGCACGGTGAGCGCCGCCGAGGTGGCCGGGGCGGCGATCGCCCTGCCGGTGCCGGGGCAGCCCTTCGAGCCGGGTGCGGTGGACGCGCCGAACGCGCCGTGGTGGCGGCCCTTCGTGGCCGCGGGTTCGGCCCCGCCGGTCACGGCGGCCCCGTCCGCCGCGGCAGAGCGGCCGGCGGCCGTGACCCGCGAGGAGCCGGAGGCGGTGGGCTCCTAG